The genomic window GCTTCGCACTGTGAGCGCCTGAAGACCGGGTCTACGAAGCGGACCTAAAACTCGGGCCGTGTTTCGCTCACCTGCAGCTCGTTGTCCTTGGCAAAGTTCAGGCAAAAGTCCCAGGCCATGACGTCGTAATCGCGCAGATCGCGGTGCACGATCACACACTTCACATTGCCAAACGAGGTGGGCACACACCACGGTGAGTACCCCAGGTGACTGCCCGGCTGCGGACCACCCGGGCGAAACTGGCTCATGACGCCGGCCAAGCGCTCTGCCCAGTCGCTGGGGCGGAACGTTTTGCCGCTGCGGGTCATTCCCAGGATGTAGAGTTCTTTAGACGGAGGCGTGAGGGACATGGTGTTGACGGAGACGGGTTTGCAACACCCAAAAATGCGTTGCGACGCGCGGCGATTTTATCTGACACAGGGCTACACATTGCTGACACACCCAGCAAATTACGTGCCCGAGTAGGCCCATCGCGCCCAGCAGAGCGCGCGCCCGGTGCGCGCCGCCCAACATCACAGTGATGCCAATTTGTCAAATAAGTGCTGCAGTGCAGCGCCTAGAATCCCTTTCCACCGACCTGTTTCACGACGACAACCCTGGAGTTTCCACATGACCGCTGCTGTTCCCACCACGCCCTCTTCACCCCACGTGATGAACACCTACGGCCGCCTGCCCATTGCCTTGAGCCATGGCCAGGGCTGCCGCGTGTGGGATGTGAACGGCCGCGAGTACCTGGATGGCCTGGGTGGCATTGCCGTCAACACGCTGGGCCACAACCACCCCAAGCTGGTGGCCGCGCTGCAGGACCAGGTGACCAAACTGATCCACACCTCCAACTACTACCACGTGCCGCTGCAGGAAGAGCTGGCCAGCCTGCTGGTGGAGCGCTCGGGCATGACCAATGTGTTCTTCTGCTCCACCGGCCTGGAAGCCAACGAAGCGGCGCTGAAGCTGGCGCGCAAGTTTGGCCACGACAAGGGTATTGATCGCCCCGAGATCGTGGTGTACGAGAAGGCCTTCCACGGCCGCTCGATTGCCACACTCAGCGCCACCGGCAACCCCAAGGTGCAGGCCGGATTTGGCCCACTGGTGGAAGGATTTATCCGCGTGCCGGCCAACAACATCGAACAACTGATAGCCGCCACGGCCAACAACCCCAATGTGGTGGCCGTGTTTTTTGAAGCCATCCAGGGTGAAGGCGGCGTCAACCCCATGCACATGGACTACCTGCGTGATGTGCGCGCCCTGTGCGATGAGCGCGACTGGCTGTTGATGATCGACGAGGTGCAATGCGGAATGGGCCGCACCGGCAAGTGGTTTGCCCACCAGTGGGCGGGTATCAAGCCTGATGTGATGCCGCTGGCCAAGGGCCTGGGGTCGGGTGTGCCGGTGGGCGCGGTGGTAGTGGGCCCCAAGGCGGCCACCATATTTGCGCCCGGCAACCACGGCAGCACCTTTGGCGGCAACCCACTGGCCATGCGCGCCGGTGTCACCACCATCCGCACCATGGAAGAAGAGAACCTGCTGGCCAATGCCGCTACCGTGGGGGAACACCTGAAAGCCGCTCTGGAGAAAGGCCTGGCGGCCGAGCTGGCCAGTGGTACGGTGAAGGAAATTCGCGGCCAGGGCCTGATGCTGGGTATTGACCTGATCAAGCCGTGCGGCGCCTTGACCCAGCGCGCAGTGGATGCCGGCCTGCTGATCAGCGTAACCGCCGATACCGTGGTGCGCCTGGTGCCT from Rhodoferax sp. AJA081-3 includes these protein-coding regions:
- a CDS encoding DUF3579 domain-containing protein, whose protein sequence is MSLTPPSKELYILGMTRSGKTFRPSDWAERLAGVMSQFRPGGPQPGSHLGYSPWCVPTSFGNVKCVIVHRDLRDYDVMAWDFCLNFAKDNELQVSETRPEF
- a CDS encoding aspartate aminotransferase family protein, which produces MTAAVPTTPSSPHVMNTYGRLPIALSHGQGCRVWDVNGREYLDGLGGIAVNTLGHNHPKLVAALQDQVTKLIHTSNYYHVPLQEELASLLVERSGMTNVFFCSTGLEANEAALKLARKFGHDKGIDRPEIVVYEKAFHGRSIATLSATGNPKVQAGFGPLVEGFIRVPANNIEQLIAATANNPNVVAVFFEAIQGEGGVNPMHMDYLRDVRALCDERDWLLMIDEVQCGMGRTGKWFAHQWAGIKPDVMPLAKGLGSGVPVGAVVVGPKAATIFAPGNHGSTFGGNPLAMRAGVTTIRTMEEENLLANAATVGEHLKAALEKGLAAELASGTVKEIRGQGLMLGIDLIKPCGALTQRAVDAGLLISVTADTVVRLVPSLILTTAEADQIAAILCPLISALLKE